In Cydia pomonella isolate Wapato2018A chromosome 1, ilCydPomo1, whole genome shotgun sequence, one genomic interval encodes:
- the LOC133525697 gene encoding uncharacterized protein LOC133525697 isoform X1, protein MSRVLSALNGALPDSRPLLSLQIVETVAKCPAGYVAVSRTYDEDADAGLLRQNGLFGKKPTHYICLSKSEGVPGYVMDGIAVVGEREAAPPGYSVAGRAGKRRLCTRVSRGAAEPRLPPVTDVIVCSRMRQAPRGFILAGEINGKMVCYKVGDGSVESSPTHVQNEYENVVSSTTPEANRSSISSKLYHDILVWTNRLRAAPERPPKLSPIISDLKNMNVSAYPNIEDFTTGHDYEALSPSYNIKPARPAPRPPSESPVTSPPPPIRKKGPAPLPRNNYQTLGGYSGLEGVPFVLNPRLRGLPDDALTQFPMIKKRTRFELDRDYSYSFTAERQT, encoded by the exons ATGTCGCGCGTACTCAGCGCGCTGAACGGGGCGCTGCCGGACTCACGGCCGCTGCTCTCGCTCCAAATAGTTGAGACTGTCGCCAAGTGCCCCGCCGGATATGTCGCCGTCAGCAGGACCTACGACGAGGACGCCGACGCCGGGCTCTTGCGGCAGAACGGGCTGTTCGGCAAGAAGCCCACTCATTACATCTGCCTGTCCAAGTCTGAAG GCGTCCCAGGCTACGTGATGGACGGCATAGCAGTGGTCGGCGAACGCGAGGCGGCCCCGCCTGGCTACAGCGTGGCCGGGCGGGCGGGCAAGCGGCGTTTATGTACACGAGTGTCAAG AGGGGCGGCAGAGCCGCGCCTGCCACCCGTGACGGACGTGATCGTATGCTCGCGGATGCGGCAGGCGCCGCGAGGATTCATATTAGCTGG TGAGATAAACGGCAAGATGGTATGCTACAAAGTTGGCGACGGTAGCGTCGAGTCCTCGCCGACGCACGTGCAGAATGAGTACGAGAACGTCGTCTCCAGTACTACTCCCGAGGCCAATAGAAG TTCTATATCTTCGAAACTGTATCACGACATCTTAGTATGGACAAATAG ACTGCGAGCGGCGCCCGAGAGGCCCCCGAAACTGTCCCCAATCATATCAGACTTGAAGAACATGAACGTGAGCGCGTACCCGAACATCGAGGATTTCACCACGGGCCACGATTACGAGGCCTTGAGTCCGTCTTACAACATCAAACCGGCGAGGCCGGCACCCAG GCCCCCGAGCGAGTCCCCGGTGACGTCACCGCCGCCGCCGATCCGCAAGAAGGGCCCCGCGCCGCTCCCGCGCAACAACTACCAGACGCTCGGCGGCTACAGCGGCCTCGAGGGTGTGCCGTTCGTGCTCAACCCGAGGCTCAGGGGGCTGCCCGACGATGCTCTA ACTCAGTTTCCGATGATCAAAAAGCGTACTCGCTTCGAACTGGACCGGGACTACTCCTACTCCTTCACCGCGGAGCGGCAGACGTGA
- the LOC133525697 gene encoding uncharacterized protein LOC133525697 isoform X2, producing MSRVLSALNGALPDSRPLLSLQIVETVAKCPAGYVAVSRTYDEDADAGLLRQNGLFGKKPTHYICLSKSEGVPGYVMDGIAVVGEREAAPPGYSVAGRAGKRRLCTRVSRGAAEPRLPPVTDVIVCSRMRQAPRGFILAGEINGKMVCYKVGDGSVESSPTHVQNEYENVVSSTTPEANRRLRAAPERPPKLSPIISDLKNMNVSAYPNIEDFTTGHDYEALSPSYNIKPARPAPRPPSESPVTSPPPPIRKKGPAPLPRNNYQTLGGYSGLEGVPFVLNPRLRGLPDDALTQFPMIKKRTRFELDRDYSYSFTAERQT from the exons ATGTCGCGCGTACTCAGCGCGCTGAACGGGGCGCTGCCGGACTCACGGCCGCTGCTCTCGCTCCAAATAGTTGAGACTGTCGCCAAGTGCCCCGCCGGATATGTCGCCGTCAGCAGGACCTACGACGAGGACGCCGACGCCGGGCTCTTGCGGCAGAACGGGCTGTTCGGCAAGAAGCCCACTCATTACATCTGCCTGTCCAAGTCTGAAG GCGTCCCAGGCTACGTGATGGACGGCATAGCAGTGGTCGGCGAACGCGAGGCGGCCCCGCCTGGCTACAGCGTGGCCGGGCGGGCGGGCAAGCGGCGTTTATGTACACGAGTGTCAAG AGGGGCGGCAGAGCCGCGCCTGCCACCCGTGACGGACGTGATCGTATGCTCGCGGATGCGGCAGGCGCCGCGAGGATTCATATTAGCTGG TGAGATAAACGGCAAGATGGTATGCTACAAAGTTGGCGACGGTAGCGTCGAGTCCTCGCCGACGCACGTGCAGAATGAGTACGAGAACGTCGTCTCCAGTACTACTCCCGAGGCCAATAGAAG ACTGCGAGCGGCGCCCGAGAGGCCCCCGAAACTGTCCCCAATCATATCAGACTTGAAGAACATGAACGTGAGCGCGTACCCGAACATCGAGGATTTCACCACGGGCCACGATTACGAGGCCTTGAGTCCGTCTTACAACATCAAACCGGCGAGGCCGGCACCCAG GCCCCCGAGCGAGTCCCCGGTGACGTCACCGCCGCCGCCGATCCGCAAGAAGGGCCCCGCGCCGCTCCCGCGCAACAACTACCAGACGCTCGGCGGCTACAGCGGCCTCGAGGGTGTGCCGTTCGTGCTCAACCCGAGGCTCAGGGGGCTGCCCGACGATGCTCTA ACTCAGTTTCCGATGATCAAAAAGCGTACTCGCTTCGAACTGGACCGGGACTACTCCTACTCCTTCACCGCGGAGCGGCAGACGTGA